A genomic window from Astatotilapia calliptera chromosome 12, fAstCal1.2, whole genome shotgun sequence includes:
- the ufd1l gene encoding ubiquitin recognition factor in ER-associated degradation protein 1 — protein MFSFHVFDHQLARGFQNRFSTQYRCYSVSMLAGPNDRSDVEKGGKIIMPPSALDQLSRLNITYPMLFKLTNKNSDRMTHCGVLEFVADEGICYLPHWMMQNLLLEEGGLVQVESVNLMVATYSKFQPQSPDFLDITNPKAVLENALRNFACLTTGDVIAINYNEKIYELRVMETKPDKAVSIIECDMNVDFDAPLGYKEPERRPNHQDEPTEEETDPSSYADMDTGFRAFTGSGNRLDGKTKGIEPSPAPLAPSDIKRGIPNYDFKIGRITFIRNSRPLPRKIVDDDDAINRFIAFSGQGQSLRKKGRKP, from the exons ATG TTTTCCTTCCATGTGTTTGACCACCAGTTGGCCCGGGGCTTTCAGAACCGCTTCTCCACTCAGTACCGATGCTATTCGGTGTCCATGCTGGCTGGACCCAACGACCGCTCCGATGTTGAGAAAGGAGGCAAAA taatAATGCCACCTTCTGCTCTCGACCAGCTCA GCAGGCTTAACATTACCTATCCAATGCTGTTCAAGCTGACCAACAAGAActcagacagaatgacacactGTGGTGTCCTGGAGTTTGTGGCAGACGAGGGAATCTGTTACCTGCCTCACTGG ATGATGCAGAATCTCCTGTTAGAGGAAGGCGGTCTTGTTCAAGTGGAAAGTGTTAACCTCATGGTGGCCACTTACTCAAAGTTCCAGCCTCAGAGCCCCGACTTCCTGGACATTACAAACCCCAAGGCAGT ACTGGAGAACGCACTGAGAAACTTTGCATGCTTGACAACTGGTGATGTCATAGCCATTAACTACAACGAAAAG ATATATGAGCTGCGAGTCATGGAGACCAAACCAGATAAAGCAGTATCCATCATCGAGTGTGATATGAAT GTGGATTTTGATGCTCCCTTGGGTTACAAAGAGCCTGAACGACGGCCTAATCACCAGGATGAACCGACA GAGGAAGAAACAGATCCCAGCAGTTACGCTGACATGGACACAGGCTTCAGA GCTTTCACCGGTTCTGGTAATCGTTTGGATGGTAAAACTAAAGGGATTGAACCCAGCCCTGCTCCCCTTGCCCCAAGTGACATTAAAAG AGGGATTCCCAACTATGACTTCAAAATTGGCAGGATTACCTTCATTCGAAACTCCAGACCTCTGCCCAGGAAAATTGTGGATGAT GATGATGCCATAAACAGATTCATCGCCTTCTCTGGACAAGGGCAGTCACTACGCAAGAAGGGCCGAAAACCTTGA